One window from the genome of Phycisphaerales bacterium encodes:
- the thrS gene encoding threonine--tRNA ligase, translating to MSQPVTITLPDGSTRDFDGPTTPLAVAESIGSRLAKAAVGARINGELADVNAPIESDCELAILTEKTRDGKPDEGALFLLRHSTAHVMAEAIQRVVPGAMLVYGPPLDNGFYYDIAFPEDRPLREGDFEAIEAEMAKIVNEDRPFTRYELEYSEGLEKLQREGSKYKLDNAHRAHEAGSLQLSFYATGEPGKDWEDLCRGPHVPSTGRIGAFKVMSLASSYWHGDENSDRLTRVYGTSFFSKKELAEHLDRLEQAKARDHRVLGKKLGLFHIDEAVGQGLVLWTPAGATIRHELQQFIGTELARQGYHEVFTPHIGKLDLYRTSGHFPYYADSQFPPLVDREHMHQLSEEGCTCAQLSNNLKVGQIEGFMLKPMNCPHHIKIYDSQPHSYRDLPLRLAEFGTVYRWEQSGELNGMTRVRGFTQDDAHLFCTPDQVGEEVQGCLELVKIIFGALDMHDYRVRVGLRDPDSGKYTGDSANWDKAEEACRQAAQSLGVPFTEEPGEAAFYGPKIDFVVRDVIGREWQLGTVQVDYNLPERFDLTYIGPDNQPHRPVMIHRAPFGSMERFIGVLIEHFGGAFPLWLSPEQVRVLPISEKSSDYAQEVLAALKAEGLRATVDDSDGRIQAKIKNAAEMRIPYLAVVGPRDAEAGNVSIRARGIQKDLGALPIADFVAALVNERDSKGESSVRDRFAEPVGA from the coding sequence ATGAGCCAGCCAGTGACGATCACCCTCCCCGACGGCTCCACCCGCGACTTCGACGGGCCCACCACGCCGCTGGCCGTCGCCGAGAGCATCGGCTCGCGATTGGCCAAGGCTGCCGTCGGGGCCCGCATCAACGGCGAACTGGCCGACGTCAATGCCCCGATCGAGTCGGACTGCGAGCTCGCGATCCTCACTGAAAAGACCCGCGACGGCAAGCCCGACGAAGGAGCGCTCTTCCTGCTGCGCCACTCGACCGCGCACGTCATGGCCGAGGCCATCCAGCGCGTGGTGCCCGGGGCCATGCTCGTCTACGGCCCGCCGCTGGACAACGGCTTCTACTACGACATCGCCTTCCCCGAAGACCGACCGCTCCGTGAAGGCGACTTCGAGGCCATCGAGGCCGAGATGGCCAAGATCGTGAATGAGGACCGGCCGTTCACCCGCTACGAGTTGGAGTACAGCGAGGGGCTCGAGAAGCTCCAGCGCGAGGGCAGCAAGTACAAGCTCGACAACGCCCACCGCGCGCACGAGGCCGGCTCGCTCCAGCTCTCGTTCTATGCCACCGGCGAGCCCGGCAAGGACTGGGAGGATCTCTGCCGAGGCCCGCACGTGCCCAGCACCGGTCGCATCGGCGCGTTCAAGGTCATGTCGCTCGCGTCGAGCTACTGGCACGGCGATGAGAACAGCGACCGCCTGACCCGCGTCTACGGCACCAGCTTCTTCAGCAAGAAGGAGCTGGCCGAGCACCTCGACCGCCTCGAGCAGGCCAAGGCCCGCGACCACCGCGTGCTCGGCAAGAAGCTCGGGCTGTTCCACATCGACGAGGCCGTGGGCCAGGGCCTGGTGCTCTGGACCCCCGCCGGCGCGACCATCCGCCACGAGCTCCAGCAGTTCATCGGCACCGAGCTCGCCCGCCAAGGCTACCACGAGGTGTTCACGCCGCACATCGGCAAGCTCGACCTCTACCGCACCAGCGGCCACTTCCCGTACTACGCCGACAGCCAGTTCCCTCCGCTGGTCGATCGCGAGCACATGCACCAGCTCAGCGAAGAGGGCTGCACCTGCGCGCAGCTCAGCAACAACCTCAAGGTCGGCCAGATCGAGGGCTTCATGCTCAAGCCCATGAACTGCCCGCACCACATCAAGATCTACGACAGCCAGCCGCACAGCTACCGCGACCTGCCGCTGCGCCTCGCCGAGTTCGGCACCGTGTACCGCTGGGAGCAGTCGGGCGAGCTGAACGGCATGACCCGCGTCCGCGGCTTCACCCAGGACGACGCGCACTTGTTCTGCACGCCCGACCAGGTCGGCGAAGAGGTCCAGGGCTGCCTCGAGCTGGTCAAGATCATCTTCGGCGCGCTCGACATGCACGACTACCGCGTGCGTGTCGGCCTGCGCGACCCGGACAGCGGCAAGTACACCGGTGATTCGGCCAACTGGGACAAGGCCGAAGAGGCCTGCCGACAGGCGGCGCAATCGCTCGGCGTGCCCTTCACGGAGGAGCCGGGCGAGGCCGCGTTCTACGGGCCCAAGATCGACTTCGTCGTGCGCGACGTGATCGGCCGCGAGTGGCAGCTCGGCACCGTGCAGGTCGACTACAACCTACCCGAGCGCTTCGACCTGACCTACATCGGCCCCGACAACCAGCCCCACCGCCCGGTCATGATCCACCGCGCGCCGTTCGGCAGCATGGAACGCTTCATCGGCGTGCTCATCGAGCACTTCGGCGGCGCATTCCCCTTGTGGCTCAGCCCCGAACAGGTCCGCGTGCTGCCGATCAGCGAGAAGAGCAGCGACTACGCCCAGGAAGTGCTAGCCGCACTCAAGGCCGAGGGCCTGCGCGCGACCGTCGACGACTCGGACGGCCGCATCCAGGCGAAGATCAAGAACGCCGCCGAGATGCGCATCCCGTACCTCGCGGTCGTCGGCCCGCGCGACGCCGAGGCCGGCAACGTCTCCATTCGTGCTCGCGGCATCCAGAAGGACCTGGGTGCCCTGCCGATTGCAGACTTCGTCGCGGCGCTGGTCAACGAGCGCGACAGCAAGGGTGAGAGCTCGGTGCGGGACCGCTTTGCCGAGCCCGTCGGCGCATAA
- a CDS encoding alpha/beta fold hydrolase gives MMHRTNCSMRLRAVGRVACACMLLGVAPRSIAQPAGDAQPAWAQRDSLEGYWRGAYQRQGSVLPTELRIERGDDGVLRASQQFPDWIYYGWLDPEPVTVERGEDGRPTRVSFDGLYGTAELVLDGDYREMIGSVASSHPPVTLHVKRAIAPPEIRVEERSMVVRSDVPLAATLVLPEGDGPHACIVHLHGRGCRPRLAQRWRARELARYGVASLVFDARGSSADGVDCETTTLQTVVDDALAAYRLALDSPRIDASRTGFLGTSAGAWTAQAATELAKADPATPNPAFIITWIGPSTSIEAQQRDAGEAIGRSLGLSDADIELVMRQMELAMDREREPETLFDEFEQIRETAEQGGWLESMFGPDDFPKTSEELDRVWLRRFRYDPTDMLRQLDDVPYLAVFGEEDDVVPIDLNAPRLEQLLDDAGNTDYRIVIIPGQGHSVEHGDMARTLNAPGPDVMYWKFDRVEPRFMESTIEFLRERGFATR, from the coding sequence GTGATGCACCGAACGAACTGCTCGATGCGGCTGCGTGCGGTTGGACGCGTCGCGTGCGCATGCATGCTGCTCGGGGTTGCGCCTCGTTCGATCGCCCAGCCAGCCGGGGATGCGCAGCCCGCTTGGGCGCAGCGCGACTCGCTCGAGGGGTATTGGCGCGGCGCGTACCAGCGGCAGGGCTCCGTGCTGCCAACCGAGCTCCGCATCGAGCGCGGCGACGACGGCGTGCTACGCGCCTCGCAGCAATTCCCCGATTGGATCTACTACGGCTGGCTCGATCCCGAACCCGTGACGGTTGAAAGAGGCGAAGACGGTCGGCCGACGCGCGTCAGCTTCGACGGGCTCTACGGCACGGCAGAGCTCGTGCTCGACGGCGACTATCGCGAGATGATCGGGAGTGTCGCGTCGTCGCACCCGCCGGTCACTCTACATGTCAAACGCGCGATCGCGCCGCCGGAGATCCGAGTCGAGGAGCGCTCGATGGTGGTGCGTTCGGACGTACCGCTCGCCGCCACGCTCGTACTGCCCGAGGGCGACGGCCCGCACGCCTGCATCGTCCACCTGCACGGCAGGGGGTGCCGACCCAGGCTCGCCCAGCGCTGGCGGGCGCGCGAGCTGGCCCGCTACGGCGTGGCGTCGCTCGTCTTTGACGCTCGCGGGTCGTCCGCCGACGGAGTCGACTGCGAGACCACGACGCTCCAGACCGTCGTCGACGATGCGCTCGCAGCCTATCGGCTGGCTCTCGACTCACCCCGCATCGACGCCTCACGAACCGGCTTCCTCGGAACGTCGGCCGGCGCGTGGACCGCACAAGCCGCCACCGAACTCGCGAAAGCAGATCCCGCAACACCCAATCCGGCGTTCATCATCACCTGGATCGGGCCCTCGACGAGCATCGAAGCCCAGCAGCGCGACGCGGGCGAGGCCATTGGCCGAAGCTTGGGCTTGAGCGACGCCGACATCGAACTCGTCATGCGTCAGATGGAACTCGCGATGGATCGCGAGCGCGAACCCGAGACGTTGTTCGACGAGTTCGAGCAGATCCGCGAGACGGCAGAGCAGGGCGGATGGCTCGAGTCCATGTTCGGGCCCGACGACTTCCCCAAGACGTCCGAGGAACTCGATCGCGTCTGGCTTCGTCGCTTCAGGTACGACCCGACCGACATGCTCCGCCAACTCGACGACGTGCCGTACCTGGCCGTCTTCGGCGAAGAAGACGACGTCGTACCCATTGATCTCAACGCGCCCAGGCTCGAACAACTGCTCGATGATGCCGGCAACACCGACTATCGCATCGTCATCATCCCGGGCCAGGGCCATAGCGTCGAACACGGTGACATGGCGCGGACGCTCAACGCGCCGGGGCCCGATGTGATGTACTGGAAGTTCGACCGCGTTGAGCCCCGATTCATGGAGAGCACGATCGAATTCCTGCGCGAACGTGGCTTCGCGACCAGGTAG
- a CDS encoding HU family DNA-binding protein: MNKSHLVDYVASNLGVTRSDATVYVECVLEGITSGLIEDGRVKITGFGAFTRRHREPRKGTNPLTGEPISIPASETCGFKASPALRERLQPSNSDERADSGHASSGRRGSNQPSSNQQSPNHGIAKPHGPGHAAGQIEHKQRSSARTPGR, translated from the coding sequence ATGAACAAGAGCCACCTGGTCGACTATGTTGCCTCAAACTTGGGCGTCACACGCAGCGACGCCACCGTCTACGTCGAGTGCGTACTCGAGGGCATTACCTCTGGTCTGATCGAGGATGGACGAGTCAAGATCACCGGATTCGGCGCCTTTACACGCCGCCACCGCGAGCCACGCAAGGGCACCAACCCGCTGACTGGAGAGCCCATCAGCATCCCCGCGAGCGAGACCTGCGGGTTCAAGGCGTCGCCCGCCTTGCGTGAACGACTGCAGCCGAGCAACTCGGACGAACGTGCGGATTCGGGGCACGCAAGCTCAGGCCGGCGCGGCTCGAACCAGCCAAGCTCGAACCAGCAAAGCCCCAACCACGGCATCGCCAAGCCGCACGGCCCGGGCCACGCGGCCGGCCAGATCGAGCACAAGCAGCGCTCCTCCGCCCGTACCCCGGGCCGATAG
- the eno gene encoding phosphopyruvate hydratase, whose product MNEFCVDGLSARWILDSRGNPTVRVAVELAGGAVGVAMVPSGASTGEHEAVELRDGNASVFGGKGVSAAVANVADRLAPAIIGLDARDQAALDHAMLAADGTPNKGSVGANAILGVSLGAAHAVAAEAGLPLYRSVGGAAGRTLPVPMLNVINGGKHADNNLDFQEFMVQPWGFDDFETALRAGVEIYHALRGLLHEAGLSTAVGDEGGFAPDFRSAEEALQFLEKATKKAGYGWGTQIFVALDPAASELANEAKKDKKDGYKRFKSDQAVISSDELIDTWAGWCDNYPVRSIEDGLDEHDWAGWKKLTDRLGDRVQLVGDDLFVTNIKFLQRGLDEGCANAILVKPNQIGTLSETLEAVDLARRNGYGAVMSHRSGETEDSTIADLAVATNCGQIKTGAPCRSDRNAKYNRLLVIAQELGSSALFGGSA is encoded by the coding sequence ATGAACGAATTCTGCGTCGACGGCCTCAGCGCTCGATGGATCCTCGACTCTCGCGGCAACCCGACCGTTCGCGTCGCGGTCGAGCTCGCCGGCGGCGCCGTCGGCGTGGCGATGGTTCCCAGCGGCGCGAGCACGGGTGAGCACGAGGCGGTCGAGCTGCGGGACGGCAACGCTTCGGTGTTCGGGGGCAAGGGCGTGAGCGCGGCGGTTGCCAACGTCGCCGACCGGCTCGCGCCGGCCATCATCGGCCTCGACGCCCGAGACCAGGCGGCCCTCGACCACGCCATGCTCGCCGCCGACGGCACGCCCAATAAGGGCAGCGTGGGTGCCAACGCCATCCTGGGCGTCTCGCTCGGTGCAGCCCACGCCGTGGCGGCCGAGGCCGGGCTCCCGCTCTATCGGAGCGTGGGCGGCGCGGCCGGCCGGACGCTGCCGGTGCCGATGCTCAACGTCATCAACGGCGGCAAGCACGCCGACAACAACCTCGACTTCCAGGAGTTCATGGTCCAGCCCTGGGGCTTCGACGACTTCGAGACCGCGCTGCGTGCCGGCGTGGAGATCTACCACGCCCTGCGCGGCCTGCTGCACGAGGCCGGCCTGAGCACTGCCGTCGGCGACGAGGGCGGCTTCGCGCCCGACTTCAGGAGCGCCGAAGAGGCGCTGCAGTTCCTTGAGAAGGCCACGAAGAAGGCGGGCTACGGCTGGGGGACGCAGATCTTCGTCGCCCTCGATCCTGCCGCGAGCGAGCTGGCCAACGAGGCGAAGAAGGACAAGAAGGACGGCTACAAGCGCTTCAAGAGCGACCAGGCGGTCATCTCCAGCGACGAGCTCATCGACACCTGGGCCGGCTGGTGCGACAACTACCCCGTCCGCTCCATCGAGGACGGCCTCGACGAGCACGACTGGGCCGGCTGGAAGAAGCTGACCGATCGCCTCGGTGATCGCGTCCAACTGGTCGGCGACGACCTCTTCGTCACCAACATCAAGTTCTTGCAACGCGGTTTAGACGAAGGCTGCGCCAACGCAATCCTCGTCAAGCCCAACCAGATCGGTACGCTCAGCGAGACGCTGGAAGCCGTCGATCTGGCCCGCCGCAACGGTTACGGCGCGGTCATGAGCCACCGCAGCGGCGAGACCGAGGACAGCACCATCGCCGACCTGGCCGTGGCAACGAACTGCGGCCAGATCAAGACGGGCGCGCCCTGCCGCAGCGACCGCAACGCCAAGTACAACCGCCTGCTCGTCATCGCTCAAGAGCTCGGCAGCAGCGCCCTCTTCGGCGGAAGTGCCTGA
- a CDS encoding DMP19 family protein, with protein MSKNSELCELANRALDLFWDKPFEKLTEPEQVFRAIWELEADVNNGGFAQYYLNSSGDSAWFAPTALEQIGAKQASEVVAQANALFPSSKPPAERRKRAKQLDKIDEDLFEPFDDQFMSYPDDLTDLLHSYVSKHRSQIAGADQFISDQE; from the coding sequence TTGTCAAAAAACAGCGAGCTATGCGAACTGGCGAACCGCGCGCTTGATCTGTTCTGGGACAAGCCGTTTGAGAAGCTGACCGAACCCGAGCAAGTATTCCGCGCGATCTGGGAGCTCGAAGCCGACGTGAACAACGGCGGCTTCGCCCAGTACTACCTGAATTCTTCGGGCGACTCGGCTTGGTTCGCCCCAACGGCCTTGGAACAGATCGGGGCGAAGCAAGCGTCTGAAGTCGTGGCGCAAGCCAACGCGCTGTTTCCATCGAGCAAGCCGCCAGCGGAACGACGCAAGCGGGCAAAGCAACTCGACAAGATCGACGAGGATCTGTTCGAGCCGTTCGATGACCAATTCATGTCGTATCCGGACGACTTGACTGATTTGCTGCACTCGTACGTGTCGAAGCATCGCAGTCAGATTGCTGGTGCTGATCAATTCATCTCAGATCAGGAATAG
- the ispF gene encoding 2-C-methyl-D-erythritol 2,4-cyclodiphosphate synthase has protein sequence MNQTNSDYRVGDPPFRIGHGYDLHRLEPTAPAGAGKTLVVGGHPIPWPDGQPKGPVAHSDGDALLHALTDALLGAAGLPDIGQLFPNDDPSNEGRDSSDFLAEAVRLVRGGDWEIANVDLTVLLQSPKLGPHKAEVRDRVARLLGLPPQRVNLKGKTGEQVGAVGEGNAIEAHAVVLLWRST, from the coding sequence ATGAACCAAACAAATTCCGATTATCGCGTCGGCGACCCGCCCTTCCGCATCGGCCACGGCTACGACCTGCACCGCCTCGAACCCACCGCGCCCGCCGGCGCCGGCAAGACGCTCGTCGTCGGCGGCCACCCGATCCCCTGGCCAGACGGCCAGCCCAAGGGGCCGGTTGCCCACTCCGACGGAGATGCGCTGCTCCACGCCCTCACCGACGCCCTGCTTGGAGCTGCCGGCCTCCCGGACATCGGCCAGCTCTTCCCCAACGACGATCCGTCCAACGAGGGCCGGGACTCGTCCGACTTTCTTGCCGAGGCCGTTCGACTCGTTCGTGGCGGCGACTGGGAAATCGCCAACGTCGACCTCACAGTGCTCTTGCAAAGCCCGAAGCTCGGGCCACACAAGGCCGAAGTCCGCGATCGCGTTGCCCGCTTGCTCGGGCTGCCGCCCCAGCGCGTCAATCTCAAGGGCAAGACGGGCGAGCAGGTCGGCGCGGTGGGCGAGGGCAACGCCATCGAGGCGCACGCCGTCGTCTTGCTCTGGCGTTCGACCTGA
- a CDS encoding NUDIX hydrolase yields the protein MSNTDTTPTPIETRVLYEGAKFNVELLTLPGRGGGAREMAVVRHPGACAILPILHEPTEQECATLVMIRNQRPAVGGTLWEIPAGTIDPGEAPLPCARRELIEETGYEAATLEPFGRFYTTPGMTDEVMHVFVARGLTHVGQDLDDGEHIEVHEVRADEALAMIDDGRLQDAKSVIPILRAQAAGLLGVRV from the coding sequence GTGAGCAACACCGACACCACGCCGACGCCGATCGAGACGCGCGTGCTCTATGAAGGCGCCAAGTTCAACGTCGAGCTGCTGACGCTGCCCGGGCGAGGCGGCGGCGCGCGGGAGATGGCCGTCGTGCGCCACCCCGGCGCGTGCGCCATCCTGCCGATCTTGCACGAGCCCACCGAGCAGGAATGTGCCACGCTGGTCATGATCCGCAACCAGCGGCCGGCCGTGGGGGGCACGCTCTGGGAGATCCCCGCCGGCACGATCGACCCGGGCGAAGCGCCGCTGCCCTGCGCACGGCGTGAGCTGATCGAAGAAACCGGCTACGAGGCTGCAACACTCGAGCCGTTCGGGCGGTTCTATACCACGCCGGGCATGACCGACGAGGTGATGCACGTCTTCGTCGCCCGCGGCCTGACCCACGTGGGCCAGGACCTGGACGACGGCGAGCATATCGAGGTGCACGAGGTGAGGGCCGACGAGGCGTTGGCGATGATCGACGACGGGAGATTGCAGGACGCCAAGAGCGTCATCCCCATCCTGCGGGCCCAGGCCGCGGGCCTGCTGGGAGTGCGCGTGTGA
- a CDS encoding rhomboid family intramembrane serine protease → MGLHDRTYMRGDQAPPGLRPGRSGGLPFSMCTLLIAVNVIIHLIAYVAPGVWAAFFTWGHFSTTEAIFQLGFWRFLTFQFLHGSFIHLAFNMMGIWFLGRLVEDQLGPKKFLAFYLVCGIFGGLMYLLLNLLGGVLGLQVPGLLMNDPATPLIGASAGVFGVVMACAYIAPNSTVQLLFPPIPMKMKFFAYGFVALALVMLLIGSNNAGGEAAHLGGAIAGFYFIRNTHHLIDFFDVLGDSRKPKPPKRGGRPRGRAPSVSQREVDRVLDKVQASGLGSLTDAEKAVLRQATDRQRRG, encoded by the coding sequence ATGGGGCTGCACGACCGAACGTACATGCGAGGCGATCAGGCGCCCCCGGGGCTGAGGCCGGGCCGCTCGGGCGGGCTGCCATTCTCGATGTGCACGCTGCTCATCGCCGTCAACGTCATCATCCACCTCATTGCGTACGTCGCGCCCGGCGTGTGGGCCGCGTTCTTCACGTGGGGCCACTTCTCGACCACTGAAGCCATCTTCCAGCTCGGCTTCTGGCGTTTTCTGACCTTTCAGTTCCTGCACGGCAGCTTCATCCACCTGGCGTTCAACATGATGGGCATCTGGTTCCTCGGACGCCTCGTCGAAGACCAGCTCGGGCCCAAGAAGTTCCTGGCCTTCTACCTCGTCTGCGGCATCTTCGGCGGGCTGATGTACCTGCTGCTAAACCTGCTGGGCGGGGTGCTCGGGCTCCAGGTTCCCGGCCTGCTCATGAACGACCCGGCCACGCCGCTCATCGGCGCGTCGGCCGGCGTGTTCGGCGTGGTCATGGCGTGTGCCTACATCGCGCCCAACTCCACCGTGCAGTTGCTCTTCCCGCCCATCCCGATGAAGATGAAGTTCTTCGCATACGGGTTCGTGGCGCTGGCGCTGGTCATGCTACTGATCGGCAGCAATAACGCTGGCGGCGAGGCCGCCCACCTCGGTGGCGCCATCGCCGGCTTCTACTTCATCCGCAACACCCACCACCTCATCGATTTCTTCGACGTGCTCGGAGACTCGCGCAAGCCAAAGCCACCCAAGCGTGGCGGACGTCCGCGAGGACGAGCGCCGAGCGTCTCGCAGCGGGAGGTCGACCGCGTGCTCGACAAGGTCCAGGCCTCGGGCCTGGGAAGCCTGACCGATGCCGAGAAGGCCGTCCTCCGGCAGGCCACCGACCGGCAGCGTCGCGGCTAG
- a CDS encoding PhoU domain-containing protein, producing the protein MPDSFSDRLDALAGRIIEQGDLVLQMVEGGFDHLFAPGQDGLDGLRAAEEKVDAADVAIEKSAVKLLADATEGHDRLPDADLRRLLTIVKVNNELERIADAALSCGTLGQRLADAGSSPPTTFRVLTNSVVGIVRDAMRAMGSRDERLARVVLQSDEAVEAFKAALMRECEAKLRSGELDAADAFLLLEIATATHAIAEHAANIAEQLLYLYTGTIVRHVEGKWREVEVDS; encoded by the coding sequence ATGCCCGACAGCTTCAGCGATCGCCTCGACGCCCTTGCCGGACGCATCATCGAGCAGGGCGATCTGGTGCTGCAGATGGTCGAGGGCGGGTTCGACCACCTGTTCGCCCCCGGGCAGGACGGCCTGGACGGGCTGCGGGCCGCCGAGGAGAAGGTCGACGCCGCGGACGTCGCCATCGAGAAGTCCGCCGTGAAGCTGCTCGCCGACGCGACGGAGGGGCACGACCGCCTGCCCGACGCCGACCTGCGGCGATTGCTGACGATCGTGAAGGTCAACAACGAGCTGGAACGCATCGCCGACGCGGCACTGTCGTGCGGCACGCTAGGCCAGCGGCTGGCCGACGCGGGCAGCTCGCCCCCCACCACCTTCCGCGTGCTGACCAACAGCGTGGTCGGCATCGTGCGCGACGCCATGCGGGCGATGGGATCTCGGGACGAGCGGCTTGCCCGCGTCGTGCTGCAGAGCGACGAGGCGGTCGAGGCGTTCAAGGCGGCTCTCATGCGCGAGTGCGAAGCCAAGCTCCGTTCGGGCGAGCTCGACGCCGCCGACGCGTTCCTGCTCCTCGAGATCGCGACCGCGACCCACGCCATCGCCGAGCATGCGGCCAACATCGCCGAGCAATTGCTGTACCTCTACACGGGCACGATCGTGCGGCACGTGGAGGGCAAGTGGCGAGAGGTGGAGGTCGATTCGTGA
- a CDS encoding MBL fold metallo-hydrolase: MDGESSHKRLIRAARALARQWRPIVAERVAERAGLRTPDEPMAPAGSLPDRDEWEAASFGAFWFGQATSMLRVGGQTILTDPHFAEHAGVGLRGKPTGRRRSIALPATVDDLPPVDVLLLTHAHMDHWHKPSLERLVRPSTTVVVPRHTRRLLPGRGSGFGSVVELRWEQAEDLEGIGITAWPCKHWGARWLVDRHRGYNAYVIEDDSRRLLFAGDTAHTHHFDALADETNPVDTAILGIGNSYEPWDRVHATPEQAAAMADRMGARRLMPIHHSTFHDPGEPVGEPLERLRKAWAPREMICEDVGVAHLE; this comes from the coding sequence ATGGACGGGGAATCCTCACACAAGCGGCTCATCCGCGCGGCCCGGGCCCTGGCCCGCCAGTGGCGGCCGATCGTCGCCGAACGCGTGGCCGAGCGAGCCGGCCTGCGAACGCCCGACGAGCCCATGGCACCGGCCGGCAGCCTGCCGGATCGCGATGAATGGGAGGCCGCGAGCTTCGGCGCGTTCTGGTTCGGCCAGGCCACCAGCATGCTGCGCGTCGGCGGGCAGACCATATTGACCGACCCCCACTTCGCCGAGCACGCGGGCGTCGGGCTGCGCGGCAAGCCGACCGGCCGGCGGCGGTCGATCGCGCTCCCGGCGACCGTCGACGACCTGCCGCCCGTCGACGTGTTGCTACTGACGCATGCGCACATGGACCACTGGCACAAGCCCTCGCTCGAGCGGCTGGTGCGCCCGTCGACGACGGTCGTGGTGCCGAGACACACGCGTCGGCTGCTGCCCGGCCGCGGCAGCGGCTTCGGCTCGGTGGTCGAGCTGCGCTGGGAGCAGGCCGAGGACCTCGAAGGCATCGGCATCACGGCGTGGCCCTGCAAGCACTGGGGCGCCCGCTGGCTAGTCGACCGGCACCGCGGCTACAACGCATACGTCATCGAGGACGATTCCCGCAGGCTGCTCTTCGCCGGCGACACCGCCCACACGCACCACTTCGACGCGCTCGCCGACGAGACCAATCCCGTCGACACCGCGATCCTGGGCATCGGCAATAGCTACGAACCCTGGGACCGCGTGCACGCCACGCCCGAGCAGGCCGCCGCGATGGCCGACCGCATGGGCGCCCGCCGCCTCATGCCGATCCACCACTCGACCTTCCACGACCCCGGCGAGCCCGTCGGCGAACCCCTGGAACGACTCCGCAAGGCCTGGGCCCCGCGTGAGATGATCTGCGAAGACGTCGGCGTGGCGCACCTGGAGTGA
- the hppD gene encoding 4-hydroxyphenylpyruvate dioxygenase, translated as MTSAATSTSSSKVVDPLDLIDIDHVRFYVGNAKQAAVFYAQLFGFQVQQVADLTTGSREQAQYLLTQGNIRLLLTTPLTPDHAINDELVKYGDGVKDVALTVADATAAYEQVLRNGGESAYEPVTYSDDTGSVTMAGIKAYGRAVHSFVSREGAYALDKVKEGGTFQPGFRDFGPFSLNDYNKQHPCGLRFVDHCVGNVEEGKMNHWVKWYEDVMGFAMFKHFDDADISTEYSALMSKVMASGNNLIKMPINEPAPGKKKSQILEYLEWHSMTPGVQHLALRTDDELKSVAELRRRGVDFLSLPDTYYELVWDRVNTMLTENGHQAVKEDHEKVKDLGILVDADDEGYLLQLFTKPLQDRPTLFFEIISRRGSQSFGKGNFKALFEALELEQEKRGNL; from the coding sequence ATGACCTCCGCCGCCACCAGCACCAGTAGCTCCAAGGTCGTCGATCCGCTCGACCTCATCGATATCGACCACGTCCGCTTCTACGTCGGCAACGCCAAGCAGGCGGCCGTCTTCTACGCCCAGCTCTTCGGCTTCCAGGTCCAGCAGGTCGCCGACCTGACCACCGGCAGCCGCGAGCAGGCCCAGTACCTGCTCACGCAGGGCAACATCCGCCTGCTGCTGACCACGCCGCTAACGCCCGACCACGCGATCAACGACGAGCTGGTCAAGTACGGCGACGGCGTGAAGGACGTGGCCCTCACGGTGGCCGACGCGACGGCCGCCTACGAGCAGGTGCTGCGCAACGGCGGCGAGAGCGCCTACGAGCCGGTGACCTACAGCGACGACACCGGCAGCGTCACCATGGCCGGCATCAAGGCCTACGGCCGGGCCGTGCACAGCTTCGTCAGCCGCGAGGGCGCGTACGCGCTCGACAAGGTCAAGGAGGGCGGCACCTTCCAGCCCGGCTTCCGCGACTTCGGCCCGTTCTCCCTGAACGACTACAACAAGCAGCACCCGTGCGGCCTGCGCTTCGTCGACCACTGCGTGGGCAACGTCGAAGAGGGCAAGATGAACCACTGGGTCAAGTGGTACGAGGACGTCATGGGCTTCGCGATGTTCAAGCACTTCGACGACGCCGACATCTCGACCGAATACTCGGCCCTCATGTCCAAGGTCATGGCCAGCGGCAACAACCTCATCAAGATGCCCATCAACGAGCCCGCCCCGGGCAAGAAGAAGAGCCAGATCCTCGAGTATCTCGAGTGGCACAGCATGACCCCCGGCGTGCAGCACCTTGCCCTGCGCACCGACGATGAGCTCAAGAGCGTGGCCGAGCTGCGCCGCCGCGGCGTCGACTTCCTGAGCCTGCCCGACACCTACTACGAGCTGGTGTGGGACCGCGTCAACACCATGCTCACCGAGAACGGCCACCAGGCGGTGAAGGAAGACCACGAGAAGGTCAAGGACCTGGGCATCCTGGTCGACGCCGACGACGAGGGCTACCTGCTCCAGCTCTTCACCAAGCCGCTCCAGGACCGCCCGACGCTCTTCTTCGAGATCATCAGCCGCCGCGGCTCGCAGAGCTTCGGCAAGGGCAACTTCAAGGCGTTGTTCGAGGCGTTGGAACTGGAGCAGGAGAAGCGGGGGAATCTGTAA